In Brachypodium distachyon strain Bd21 chromosome 2, Brachypodium_distachyon_v3.0, whole genome shotgun sequence, one genomic interval encodes:
- the LOC100834789 gene encoding spermatogenesis-associated protein 20 isoform X1 — protein MLSTLLLRHRLAAPTRSPLRLAAAAAMSSSSSSSAHGGPGKPNRLAAEHSPYLLQHAHNPVDWYPWGDEAFEKARKMDVPIFLSIGYSTCHWCHVMEVESFENEEVAKILNDWFVSIKVDREERPDVDKVYMTYVSALYGGGGWPLSVFLSPNLKPLMGGTYFPPDDKYGRPGFKTVLRRVKEAWETKRDALEQAGNVVIEQLRDALSAKATSQDVPNDVAVVYVDTCVEKLASNYDPKFGGFGSAPKFPRPVEDCIMLYKFRKHMEARRESEGQNILKMVTHTLQCMARGGVHDHVGGGFHRYSVDECWHVPHFEKMLYDQGQIANVYLDTFLITGDECYSSVARDILDYLRRDMIGEEGEIFSAEDADSSEYEGAPRKKEGSFYVWTSKEIEDTLGEDAELFKNHYYVKSSGNCDLSGMSDPHNEFSGKNVLIERKPGSLVASKSGKSVDEYSQILGDCRQKLFDVRSKRPRPHLDDKVIVSWNGLAISAFARASQILKSGSIGTRFYFPVTGCHPIEYLQVAEKAATFIKQKLYDASSKRLHHSYRNGPAKAPGFLDDYAFLINGLLDIYEYGGKTEWLLWAVQLQVIQDQLFLDRQGGGYFNTPGEDPSVLLRVKEDYDGAEPSGNSMAAINLIRLSSIFDAAKSEGYKRNVEHLLAVFETRLRELGIALPLMCCAADMLSVPSRKQVVLVGDKGSTEFQDMVAATFSSYDPNRTVIQIDPRNTEEMGFWESNNANIAQMARSSPPEKLVVAHVCQDFKCSPPVTSPGALRELLNKTVATAGSSV, from the exons atGCTCTCCACGcttctcctccgccaccgcctcgccgcgccgacccGCTCGcccctccgcctcgccgcagccgccgccatgtcgtcttcgtcttcgtcgtctgCCCACGGCGGGCCGGGGAAGCCGAACCGCCTGGCCGCCGAGCACAGCCCCTACCTGCTGCAGCACGCGCACAATCCG GTCGATTGGTATCCTTGGGGGGATGAGGCTTTCGAGAAGGCTCGCAAAATGGACGTACCTATCTTCCTCTCAA TTGGCTACAGCACATGCCATTG GTGTCATGTAATGGAGGTGGAGTCTTTTGAGAACGAGGAAGTTGCTAAGATCCTAAATGATTGGTTTGTTAGCATCAAG GTGGATCGTGAAGAGCGGCCAGATGTTGACAAG GTATATATGACATATGTGTCGGCACTgtatggtggtggtggttggcCCTTGAGCGTCTTTTTATCGCCTAACTTGAAACCGTTGATGGGTGGTACATACTTTCCACCAGATGATAAATACGGAAGACCTGGCTTCAAGACTGTTTTAAG GAGGGTCAAGGAAGCCTGGGAAACTAAACGTGATGCGCTTGAGCAGGCAGGAAATGTGGTCATCGAGCAACTTAGAGACGCATTGTCTGCAAAGGCTACCTCTCAAGATGTTCCGAATGATGTGGCTGTTGTTTATGTAGACACATGTGTAGAAAAG TTAGCAAGCAATTACGACCCGAAATTTGGTGGATTTGGCTCTGCTCCCAAGTTCCCAAGACCTGTTGAAGATTGTATAATGCTCTATAAATTTCGAAAGCACATGGAAGCTAGGCGGGAGAGTGAAGGTCAAAACATACTGAAGATGGTAACTCATACATTGCAATGCATGGCTAGAGGTGGAGTTCATGACCATGTTGGAGGTGGCTTTCATAGATATAGTGTGGACGAGTGCTGGCATG TTCCACATTTTGAGAAGATGTTGTATGACCAGGGACAGATAGCCAATGTATACTTGGATACATTTCTTATCACGGGAGATGAGTGTTATTCTTCAGTTGCACGTGATATACTTGATTACTTGCGGAGAGACATGattggagaagaaggtgaaATTTTCTCAGCAGAAGATGCTGATAGTTCAGAATATGAAGGTGctccaagaaaaaaagagggaTCCTTTTATGTGTGGACAAGTAAAGAG ATCGAAGACACGCTTGGGGAGGATGCGGAGCTATTCAAGAACCACTACTATGTTAAATCGTCTGGCAATTGTGACCTTTCAGGGATGAGTGATCCTCACAACGAGTTCAGTGGTAAAAATGTGTTAATAGAAAGAAAACCGGGTTCCTTGGTAGCATCGAAGTCTGGCAAGTCTGTTGATGAATATTCTCAAATCCTGGGGGATTGCAGGCAGAAACTGTTTGATGTCCGATCAAAAAGGCCAAGACCACATTTGGATGACAAG GTTATTGTTTCATGGAATGGGTTAGCAATATCTGCCTTTGCAAGAGCCTCACAAATTCTGAAGTCAGGATCGATTGGGACAAGGTTCTATTTTCCAGTAACAGGATGCCAT CCAATAGAATATCTTCAAGTTGCAGAAAAGGCAGCAACCTTTATAAAACAAAAGCTGTATGATGCAAGCTCAAAAAGGCTGCATCATAGTTATCGAAATGGCCCAGCAAAAGCACCAGGATTTTTAGATGATTATGCTTTTCTAATCAATGGCTTGCTGGATATCTATGAATATGGTGGTAAGACAGAGTGGCTTCTGTGGGCTGTCCAGCTGCAAGTCATTCAG GATCAGTTGTTCTTGGACAGACAAGGGGGTGGCTATTTCAATACTCCTGGAGAAGACCCTTCTGTTCTTTTGCGTGTTAAAGAAGATTATGATGGTGCAGAACCCTCTGGAAACTCGATGGCAGCTATCAACTTGATCAGATTGTCAAGTATATTTGATGCTGCAAAATCTGAAGGTTACAAACGTAACGTTGAACATCTCTTG GCGGTTTTTGAGACGAGACTGAGGGAACTTGGTATAGCGTTGCCATTGATGTGCTGCGCAGCAGACATGCTCTCTGTCCCGTCAAGGAAGCAAGTAGTGCTGGTGGGGGATAAAGGATCCACAGAATTTCAAGACATGGTTGCAGCTACATTCTCGTCATACGACCCGAACAGAACT GTGATCCAGATAGACCCCAGGAACACGGAAGAAATGGGATTCTGGGAGAGCAACAACGCCAACATCGCTCAGATGGCACGGAGCAGCCCACCGGAGAAGCTAGTGGTGGCGCATGTGTGCCAGGACTTCAAGTGCAGCCCTCCAGTGACCTCTCCAGGAGCGCTGCGTGAGCTGCTCAACAAGACGGTGGCTACTGC
- the LOC100834789 gene encoding spermatogenesis-associated protein 20 isoform X2: MTYVSALYGGGGWPLSVFLSPNLKPLMGGTYFPPDDKYGRPGFKTVLRRVKEAWETKRDALEQAGNVVIEQLRDALSAKATSQDVPNDVAVVYVDTCVEKLASNYDPKFGGFGSAPKFPRPVEDCIMLYKFRKHMEARRESEGQNILKMVTHTLQCMARGGVHDHVGGGFHRYSVDECWHVPHFEKMLYDQGQIANVYLDTFLITGDECYSSVARDILDYLRRDMIGEEGEIFSAEDADSSEYEGAPRKKEGSFYVWTSKEIEDTLGEDAELFKNHYYVKSSGNCDLSGMSDPHNEFSGKNVLIERKPGSLVASKSGKSVDEYSQILGDCRQKLFDVRSKRPRPHLDDKVIVSWNGLAISAFARASQILKSGSIGTRFYFPVTGCHPIEYLQVAEKAATFIKQKLYDASSKRLHHSYRNGPAKAPGFLDDYAFLINGLLDIYEYGGKTEWLLWAVQLQVIQDQLFLDRQGGGYFNTPGEDPSVLLRVKEDYDGAEPSGNSMAAINLIRLSSIFDAAKSEGYKRNVEHLLAVFETRLRELGIALPLMCCAADMLSVPSRKQVVLVGDKGSTEFQDMVAATFSSYDPNRTVIQIDPRNTEEMGFWESNNANIAQMARSSPPEKLVVAHVCQDFKCSPPVTSPGALRELLNKTVATAGSSV, translated from the exons ATGACATATGTGTCGGCACTgtatggtggtggtggttggcCCTTGAGCGTCTTTTTATCGCCTAACTTGAAACCGTTGATGGGTGGTACATACTTTCCACCAGATGATAAATACGGAAGACCTGGCTTCAAGACTGTTTTAAG GAGGGTCAAGGAAGCCTGGGAAACTAAACGTGATGCGCTTGAGCAGGCAGGAAATGTGGTCATCGAGCAACTTAGAGACGCATTGTCTGCAAAGGCTACCTCTCAAGATGTTCCGAATGATGTGGCTGTTGTTTATGTAGACACATGTGTAGAAAAG TTAGCAAGCAATTACGACCCGAAATTTGGTGGATTTGGCTCTGCTCCCAAGTTCCCAAGACCTGTTGAAGATTGTATAATGCTCTATAAATTTCGAAAGCACATGGAAGCTAGGCGGGAGAGTGAAGGTCAAAACATACTGAAGATGGTAACTCATACATTGCAATGCATGGCTAGAGGTGGAGTTCATGACCATGTTGGAGGTGGCTTTCATAGATATAGTGTGGACGAGTGCTGGCATG TTCCACATTTTGAGAAGATGTTGTATGACCAGGGACAGATAGCCAATGTATACTTGGATACATTTCTTATCACGGGAGATGAGTGTTATTCTTCAGTTGCACGTGATATACTTGATTACTTGCGGAGAGACATGattggagaagaaggtgaaATTTTCTCAGCAGAAGATGCTGATAGTTCAGAATATGAAGGTGctccaagaaaaaaagagggaTCCTTTTATGTGTGGACAAGTAAAGAG ATCGAAGACACGCTTGGGGAGGATGCGGAGCTATTCAAGAACCACTACTATGTTAAATCGTCTGGCAATTGTGACCTTTCAGGGATGAGTGATCCTCACAACGAGTTCAGTGGTAAAAATGTGTTAATAGAAAGAAAACCGGGTTCCTTGGTAGCATCGAAGTCTGGCAAGTCTGTTGATGAATATTCTCAAATCCTGGGGGATTGCAGGCAGAAACTGTTTGATGTCCGATCAAAAAGGCCAAGACCACATTTGGATGACAAG GTTATTGTTTCATGGAATGGGTTAGCAATATCTGCCTTTGCAAGAGCCTCACAAATTCTGAAGTCAGGATCGATTGGGACAAGGTTCTATTTTCCAGTAACAGGATGCCAT CCAATAGAATATCTTCAAGTTGCAGAAAAGGCAGCAACCTTTATAAAACAAAAGCTGTATGATGCAAGCTCAAAAAGGCTGCATCATAGTTATCGAAATGGCCCAGCAAAAGCACCAGGATTTTTAGATGATTATGCTTTTCTAATCAATGGCTTGCTGGATATCTATGAATATGGTGGTAAGACAGAGTGGCTTCTGTGGGCTGTCCAGCTGCAAGTCATTCAG GATCAGTTGTTCTTGGACAGACAAGGGGGTGGCTATTTCAATACTCCTGGAGAAGACCCTTCTGTTCTTTTGCGTGTTAAAGAAGATTATGATGGTGCAGAACCCTCTGGAAACTCGATGGCAGCTATCAACTTGATCAGATTGTCAAGTATATTTGATGCTGCAAAATCTGAAGGTTACAAACGTAACGTTGAACATCTCTTG GCGGTTTTTGAGACGAGACTGAGGGAACTTGGTATAGCGTTGCCATTGATGTGCTGCGCAGCAGACATGCTCTCTGTCCCGTCAAGGAAGCAAGTAGTGCTGGTGGGGGATAAAGGATCCACAGAATTTCAAGACATGGTTGCAGCTACATTCTCGTCATACGACCCGAACAGAACT GTGATCCAGATAGACCCCAGGAACACGGAAGAAATGGGATTCTGGGAGAGCAACAACGCCAACATCGCTCAGATGGCACGGAGCAGCCCACCGGAGAAGCTAGTGGTGGCGCATGTGTGCCAGGACTTCAAGTGCAGCCCTCCAGTGACCTCTCCAGGAGCGCTGCGTGAGCTGCTCAACAAGACGGTGGCTACTGC
- the LOC100835095 gene encoding probable feruloyl esterase A, translated as MEVDRRGLLKAAVLLCGLLVVCSGREPSIKHHPSTTIYNSTLAKTLVEYASAIYTADLTQLFTWTCARCRDLVEGFEMIQIVVDVENCLQAYVGFASDINAVVVVFRGTQENSIQNWIEDLLWKQLDLDYPGMPEAMVHRGFYSAYHNTTLRDGVVNGIRKTRRLYGDVPIMITGHSMGGAMASFCALDLVANYGFDGVRLMTFGQPRIGNAAFASYFKRYLPHAIRVTHAHDIVPHLPPYFTFFPQKTYHHFPREVWVHNVGLGSLVYSVEQICDDSGEDPTCSRSVSGNSVLDHITYLGVSMHAEAPSSCRIIGNHATLRYEMDLRGNVIVMSRRRQHGLSDEQRHSVQ; from the exons ATGGAGGTGGATCGCCGCGGGTTGCTGAAGGCGGCTGTTCTGCTGTGCGGCTTGCTCGTGGTTTGCTCCGGGAGAG AACCTTCAATTAAACACCACCCGTCCACAACCATATATAACTCAACTCTTGCCAAGACACTTGTGGAATATGCTTCTGCT ATCTATACTGCTGATTTGACACAATTGTTTACTTGGACATGTGCTAGATGCCGTGATCTGGTCGAG GGATTTGAGATGATACAGATCGTTGTGGATGTGGAGAATTGCTTACAG GCATATGTTGGTTTTGCTAGTGATATCaatgctgttgttgttgtgttcAGAGGAACTCAAGAGAATAG CATCCAGAACTGGATAGAGGACTTGTTATggaaacaacttgatctcgACTACCCTGGCATGCCTGAAGCAATG GTACACCGAGGATTTTATTCTGCATATCATAACACAACACTGCGCGATGGAGTTGTCAATGGTATTCGAAAGACTAGGAGATTGTACGGAGATGTTCCAATCATGATCACAGGACATTCAATGGGTGGAGCTATGGCTTCGTTCTGTGCACTTGATCTTGTT GCGAATTATGGGTTTGATGGCGTGAGACTAATGACATTTGGGCAACCTCGTATCGGCAATGCTGCTTTTGCTTCTTATTTCAAGAGATACTTGCCTCACGCGATTCGAGTTACTCATGCACATGATATTGTCCCTCACTTGCCACCGTACTTCACGTTCTTCCCGCAGAAGACCTACCACCACTTCCCAAGAGAG GTATGGGTCCACAATGTCGGGCTTGGGAGCCTGGTATACTCAGTGGAGCAGATCTGCGACGACTCTGGCGAAGACCCAACATGCAGCAG GTCTGTGAGCGGCAACAGCGTGCTAGACCACATAACCTACCTTGGTGTCAGCATGCACGCTGAGGCTCCAAGCAGCTGCAGGATCATCGGGAACCACGCCACGCTGCGGTACGAGATGGACCTCCGCGGGAACGTCATCGTCAtgtcgaggcggcggcagcacggCCTGTCCGACGAGCAAAGACACAGTGTGCAGTGA
- the LOC100845777 gene encoding receptor-like cytoplasmic kinase 185, translating into MSCFSCFGSAQAAAAAGEAEKPGHARKDGAAADRGAAPHKGGSDKVRPQGGSDSKKDHLTIPRDANSQNIAAQIFTFRELATATKNFRQDSLLGEGGFGRVYKGRLDNGQAVAVKQLDRNGLQGNREFLVEVLMLSLLHHTNLVNLIGYCADGDQRLLVYEFMPLGSLEDHLHDVPPDKEPLDWNTRMKIAAGAAKGLEHLHDKASPPVIYRDFKSSNILLGEGFHPKLSDFGLAKLGPVGDKTHVSTRVMGTYGYCAPEYAMTGQLTVKSDVYSFGVVFLELITGRKAIDNTKPQGEQNLVAWARPLFKDRRKFPKMADPMLQGRFPMRGLYQALAVAAMCLQEQATTRPHIGDVVTALSYLASQTYDPNTPVQHNRSNSSTPRARNVVRRNEDPRSARSPNHHSPDLRREAARASKYGAEVSRTSSAGDSGRRSGLDDMDMAGTQVGSPAQTGRKRETPRTADRQRAIADAKSWGQNSRERKLSNGHGSFDSSTNE; encoded by the exons ATGAGCTGCTTCTCGTGCTTCGGATCGgcccaggcggcggcggcggcgggggaggccgAGAAGCCGGGGCACGCGCGCaaggacggcgcggcggcggatcgCGGGGCGGCGCCGCACAAGGGCGGATCAG ATAAAGTGAGACCGCAGGGTGGGTCAGACTCTAAGAAGGATCATCTAACCATCCCTAGGGATGCAAACAGCCAAAATATTGCAGCACAGATTTTCACTTTTCGTGAACTTGCTACTGCAACTAAGAATTTCAGACAAGATAGCCTTTTGGGCGAGGGAGGTTTTGGCCGTGTATATAAAGGTCGTTTGGACAATGGGCAG GCTGTTGCTGTGAAGCAACTTGATCGTAATGGTCTCCAAGGAAATAGAGAATTTCTGGTTGAGGTCCTCATGCTCAGTCTTTTGCATCACACTAACCTTGTCAATCTTATTGGTTACTGTGCGGATGGTGATCAGCGCCTTCTTGTTTATGAGTTTATGCCATTGGGCTCACTAGAAGACCATTTGCATG ATGTGCCGCCTGATAAGGAACCTCTTGACTGGAACACACGGATGAAGATAGCTGCAGGTGCAGCTAAGGGCCTAGAACATCTTCATGACAAGGCCAGCCCTCCTGTTATTTACAGGGATTTCAAGTCATCAAACATTCTTCTTGGTGAAGGATTTCATCCGAAGCTGTCTGATTTTGGCCTTGCAAAACTCGGTCCGGTTGGTGACAAGACTCATGTTTCAACTCGTGTTATGGGAACTTATGGCTACTGTGCCCCAGAATATGCAATGACTGGGCAGCTCACGGTGAAATCAGATGTCTATAGTTTTGGTGTTGTTTTCCTTGAACTGATCACAGGGCGCAAGGCAATTGACAACACCAAACCCCAGGGGGAGCAAAACCTGGTGGCATGG GCTCGTCCACTCTTCAAAGATCGCAGGAAGTTTCCGAAAATGGCCGACCCAATGCTTCAAGGTCGGTTCCCCATGAGAGGTCTATATCAGGCCTTGGCTGTTGCTGCCATGTGTTTGCAAGAGCAAGCCACAACTCGCCCTCATATAGGAGATGTTGTCACTGCTCTCTCATATCTAGCTTCTCAGACATACGATCCAAATACCCCAGTTCAACATAATCGGAGCAATTCATCGACCCCTAGGGCCAGAAATGTTGTCAGGCGGAACGAAGATCCACGCAGTGCGCGCTCTCCGAATCACCATTCACCAGACTTGAGGAGGGAGGCTGCCAGAGCATCGAAATACGGAGCGGAGGTTAGCAGGACTAGTTCTGCTGGAGATTCTGGTCGGAGATCAGGATTGGATGACATGGACATGGCAGGGACACAAGTAGGCAGTCCAGCTCAAACagggagaaaaagagagactCCAAGGACTGCTGACAGGCAGCGTGCCATCGCAGATGCCAAATCGTGGGGCCAGAATTCTAGAGAACGGAAGCTATCAAACGGCCACGGCAGCTTTGATAGTAGTACAAATGAGTAA